The Deltaproteobacteria bacterium genome has a segment encoding these proteins:
- the rseP gene encoding RIP metalloprotease RseP: MLGTTIISLVILLGVLIFVHEIGHFLAAKWAGVKVLKFSLGFGPKIFGKKWGETEYLISVFPLGGYVKLLGQSEDEEMSEEDEKGSFSAKSVWKRIVIVFAGPLANFLMAVVIFAGIYMYGVPAMTAQIGGVQPDSPAFFGGISKGDIIAKIDDRSIRRWDELAESVAESKGRPLRIEFNRGSLNYVVSVSPTLQKAKNIFGEEVNAYKIGVMPTGYTITERLNPFSAILQGTKQTWAITHMTLLSIYKMMEGVISPKNLGGPILIAQIAGKEAREGVIPFLLFMALLSVNLGVLNLLPIPVLDGGHILFFLIEVVKGSPVKPKWREFAQTVGFAVIIILMIFVFYFDLTRV; the protein is encoded by the coding sequence TTGTTAGGTACAACCATCATATCCCTGGTCATTTTATTGGGCGTCCTGATTTTCGTTCACGAGATCGGGCATTTTCTTGCAGCCAAATGGGCCGGAGTAAAAGTCCTCAAGTTTTCCCTGGGTTTCGGGCCGAAAATCTTCGGCAAAAAATGGGGTGAAACGGAGTACCTTATCTCCGTCTTTCCGTTGGGGGGCTACGTGAAACTTTTAGGCCAATCGGAAGATGAAGAGATGTCCGAAGAGGACGAAAAGGGATCCTTTTCCGCGAAATCCGTCTGGAAACGCATAGTGATCGTCTTTGCGGGTCCTCTGGCCAATTTTCTTATGGCCGTTGTGATTTTTGCCGGTATTTACATGTACGGAGTGCCCGCCATGACCGCTCAAATCGGAGGGGTACAGCCTGACTCTCCGGCCTTTTTCGGAGGAATCAGCAAAGGAGACATCATCGCAAAAATCGATGACCGAAGCATAAGGAGATGGGATGAACTGGCTGAAAGTGTAGCCGAGAGCAAGGGAAGACCTCTCAGAATCGAATTTAATCGCGGTTCTCTCAATTATGTGGTTTCGGTTAGCCCCACACTTCAGAAGGCCAAAAATATTTTCGGCGAAGAGGTGAATGCCTACAAGATCGGCGTTATGCCGACAGGATACACGATTACGGAACGGTTGAATCCCTTTTCGGCGATTTTGCAAGGTACAAAACAAACTTGGGCCATCACCCATATGACGCTGTTGAGCATTTACAAGATGATGGAAGGCGTCATTTCTCCAAAGAATCTGGGGGGGCCCATTTTAATTGCCCAGATAGCGGGGAAAGAAGCACGGGAAGGCGTTATTCCGTTTCTCTTGTTTATGGCTCTGCTGAGCGTCAATCTGGGCGTTCTTAACCTGCTGCCCATCCCGGTGCTGGACGGAGGGCATATCCTGTTTTTCCTTATTGAAGTCGTCAAGGGAAGCCCGGTCAAACCCAAATGGCGTGAATTTGCCCAAACGGTTGGTTTTGCCGTTATCATCATCTTGATGATCTTCGTTTTTTATTTCGATCTCACCAGAGTCTAG
- the tsaB gene encoding tRNA (adenosine(37)-N6)-threonylcarbamoyltransferase complex dimerization subunit type 1 TsaB codes for MKTLAIDTSGKSAGIAVLLDNGIMYETYLNTGQNHSLVLLPEIDKALNTLKLTLNDFDLFVATAGPGSFTGLRIGLSTLKGFALSLKKPLIGVSTLEALAHNICVENLLICPVMNGPMDEIYTALYRHHDTEGCAPILEDHVTSIPALIGHIREPVVFIGDGASRWRETLKEHLREWALFAPEYISFCRPSVIGCIGIRKYERQEIDDMVSLIPFYLRVSEAEMKNPSH; via the coding sequence ATGAAAACACTTGCCATCGACACGTCAGGAAAGTCTGCAGGAATTGCCGTCTTGTTGGATAACGGGATTATGTATGAAACTTACCTGAATACGGGGCAGAACCATTCTTTGGTGCTGTTGCCCGAAATTGATAAAGCCCTGAACACACTGAAACTCACCCTGAATGACTTCGATCTCTTCGTTGCGACGGCGGGACCGGGATCTTTTACGGGACTTCGGATTGGATTAAGTACCCTGAAGGGATTTGCTCTCAGTCTTAAAAAACCGTTGATCGGTGTTTCCACGCTGGAGGCCCTGGCCCACAATATCTGTGTGGAAAACCTGCTGATCTGCCCGGTTATGAACGGTCCCATGGACGAGATTTATACGGCCCTGTACCGGCACCATGACACGGAAGGCTGCGCACCGATTCTTGAGGATCATGTTACAAGCATTCCCGCCTTGATCGGGCATATCCGTGAACCTGTCGTGTTTATAGGTGATGGGGCATCTCGTTGGAGAGAGACCCTGAAAGAACATCTGCGGGAATGGGCCCTTTTCGCACCGGAATATATTAGCTTTTGTCGACCGTCCGTCATCGGGTGCATCGGCATAAGAAAGTATGAAAGACAAGAAATCGACGACATGGTCAGCTTAATCCCCTTTTATCTTCGGGTCTCCGAAGCGGAAATGAAAAACCCCTCCCATTAG
- a CDS encoding phosphatidylserine decarboxylase family protein, protein MKNAFQEAHSGIIAREGVPFILVFLFFSLSAFFFGALVAGTFLLFLTLFTVWFFRNPQRITPEYEKLVISPADGKVIKIEELGGRDFLNGPCKKVSIFMSIFNVHVNRIPYEGHVELIRYQKGKFVSANRDKASTDNERNIIKIRGNDGNELLVVQIAGLIARRIVCWITEGMYVRKGERFGMIRFGSCVELYLPPDCLISVNVGEKVVGGVTPIGCLK, encoded by the coding sequence ATGAAGAACGCATTTCAAGAAGCTCACAGTGGTATCATTGCTCGAGAGGGCGTCCCTTTCATCCTCGTATTTCTCTTCTTCAGCCTCAGCGCCTTTTTCTTTGGGGCTTTGGTTGCCGGTACATTTTTGCTTTTCCTTACACTGTTCACCGTCTGGTTTTTTCGTAATCCCCAAAGGATAACCCCTGAATATGAAAAATTGGTTATTTCTCCGGCGGACGGCAAAGTCATAAAAATTGAAGAACTAGGAGGCAGGGATTTTCTTAACGGTCCCTGCAAGAAAGTCAGTATCTTTATGAGTATATTCAATGTTCACGTCAACCGCATTCCTTATGAGGGTCATGTCGAACTAATACGCTATCAAAAAGGTAAATTCGTTTCGGCGAATCGTGATAAAGCTTCTACGGACAACGAAAGGAATATCATCAAAATCAGAGGAAATGACGGGAATGAGTTGCTGGTGGTCCAGATTGCCGGTCTTATTGCAAGGAGAATTGTCTGTTGGATAACAGAAGGAATGTATGTTAGAAAAGGCGAAAGATTCGGTATGATTCGATTTGGTTCCTGTGTTGAATTATACCTGCCTCCGGACTGTCTGATTTCGGTCAACGTGGGCGAAAAAGTGGTGGGTGGCGTGACACCCATAGGATGCCTTAAATGA
- the pssA gene encoding CDP-diacylglycerol--serine O-phosphatidyltransferase, with translation MNDGTTSKRQKIRKGVYILPNLFTTANLLCGFYSIILAMEGDFFLAAIPVLIAFVLDGLDGRIARMTNTTTKFGAEYDSLSDLVTFGVAPAVLVYVWGLTPFGKWGWLAASLFVICGALRLARFNIQIGIVDSKTFNGLPIPAAAAVVATTILLYYKLGGTGAYHNVFILFGVFAIAILMVSNIQYYSFKDLNFFAKKPFMSFLLIVCILYIFIAETEIMIFTFALGYALSGPSWFLFKLVNKYFSQARLKHSYNLKQNK, from the coding sequence ATGAATGACGGCACAACCAGTAAAAGACAAAAAATACGAAAAGGCGTTTACATATTACCGAATCTGTTCACGACAGCCAACCTGTTGTGCGGGTTTTATTCGATTATCTTAGCCATGGAGGGGGACTTCTTCCTGGCGGCGATACCGGTCCTTATCGCCTTTGTGCTCGATGGGCTGGATGGCCGCATTGCTCGAATGACGAACACGACCACTAAATTTGGTGCGGAGTATGACTCCTTGTCTGATCTGGTTACATTCGGTGTCGCCCCCGCAGTTCTGGTTTATGTGTGGGGTTTAACCCCATTCGGCAAATGGGGTTGGCTCGCCGCTTCCCTTTTTGTCATTTGTGGTGCCTTGAGGCTTGCCCGTTTCAATATCCAGATTGGTATCGTTGACAGCAAGACGTTTAACGGATTGCCCATACCCGCGGCCGCGGCCGTTGTGGCCACAACGATTCTTCTTTATTACAAGCTCGGAGGTACAGGCGCATACCACAATGTCTTCATTCTTTTCGGTGTATTTGCCATTGCCATTCTGATGGTAAGCAACATCCAGTATTATAGTTTCAAAGATCTGAATTTTTTTGCAAAAAAGCCTTTCATGTCCTTTCTTTTGATAGTGTGTATCCTGTACATTTTCATTGCCGAAACGGAAATCATGATTTTTACGTTTGCCCTGGGTTACGCCCTCTCTGGTCCTTCTTGGTTTTTGTTCAAATTGGTAAACAAATATTTTTCCCAGGCAAGGCTCAAGCACTCGTACAATCTCAAACAGAATAAATAA
- a CDS encoding aspartate-semialdehyde dehydrogenase, with the protein MKIYDVAVVGATGAVGNQMIKILEQRDFPVANLKLLASERSSGKEMEFRGKSIPVEVLKEDSFAGVQLGLFSAGGSISEKFASIAVRAGCVVVDNTSAFRMVPDVPLVVPEVNQEAIAQYKKKGIIANPNCSTIQMVVALKPIHDAAKIKRVVVSTYQAVSGTGVKAIEELSSQTKALIAGEEPVVEVYPYRIAFNCLPQIDAFVENGYTKEEIKMVNETKKIFNDDSIGITATTVRVPVFFGHSESINIETERKITPQEVRELLASTPGVRVVDDPAKREYPLAIDAAGCDDVLVGRIREDESIPNGINLWVVADNLRKGAALNAVQIAEVLIKEYL; encoded by the coding sequence ATGAAAATATATGATGTCGCAGTTGTTGGCGCCACAGGTGCTGTGGGGAATCAAATGATAAAAATTCTGGAACAGCGTGATTTTCCAGTGGCAAATTTGAAGTTGTTGGCATCTGAACGATCCAGCGGAAAGGAAATGGAATTCAGAGGCAAATCCATTCCTGTGGAAGTTTTGAAGGAAGATTCCTTTGCAGGGGTGCAGCTGGGTCTTTTTTCGGCAGGAGGCAGTATCAGCGAAAAATTTGCCTCCATCGCGGTCAGGGCCGGGTGCGTGGTGGTCGATAACACGAGCGCGTTTCGCATGGTTCCAGATGTTCCCCTCGTGGTTCCGGAGGTGAATCAGGAAGCGATTGCTCAATATAAGAAGAAGGGTATTATCGCCAATCCCAACTGTTCGACCATACAGATGGTCGTCGCTTTGAAGCCGATCCATGATGCCGCTAAAATAAAAAGAGTCGTTGTTTCCACATATCAGGCCGTATCCGGTACGGGGGTGAAGGCCATTGAGGAATTGTCTTCCCAGACGAAGGCCCTGATCGCCGGGGAAGAGCCTGTTGTCGAGGTTTACCCTTACCGCATCGCTTTCAATTGTCTGCCCCAGATCGACGCTTTTGTTGAAAACGGCTATACAAAAGAAGAAATAAAAATGGTCAACGAGACAAAGAAGATTTTTAACGATGATTCGATAGGGATCACGGCGACCACCGTCCGTGTCCCCGTTTTCTTTGGTCATTCCGAATCGATCAACATCGAAACGGAGAGAAAAATCACTCCTCAGGAAGTCAGGGAACTTTTAGCCAGCACGCCGGGGGTGAGGGTCGTTGATGATCCGGCTAAGCGGGAATACCCGCTTGCGATCGATGCGGCCGGCTGTGATGATGTATTGGTCGGGCGTATCCGTGAGGACGAATCCATTCCAAATGGTATCAATTTGTGGGTCGTTGCCGATAACTTGCGCAAAGGAGCCGCTTTGAATGCCGTCCAGATTGCGGAAGTGCTGATAAAAGAATATTTATGA
- the rsmD gene encoding 16S rRNA (guanine(966)-N(2))-methyltransferase RsmD, whose product MRIIGGSQRGFLFKTPKGVHVRPTTDMIREALFNILQPVSGKTFLDTFAGTGGVGMEALSRGAAQVVFLEKKMTLVRSIWDLAKELSYEHKVNVISSDVKKGIPQVAELDIEFDNVFLDPPYQRGLIEDTITRIGEAGLIGENSVMVVQHSKREPVRVTHEKFIIEQQRKYGDSMLTFIKIKS is encoded by the coding sequence ATGAGAATTATAGGGGGAAGCCAAAGGGGATTTCTCTTCAAAACGCCGAAAGGGGTGCATGTGAGACCTACAACGGATATGATCAGGGAAGCCCTCTTCAATATCCTCCAGCCTGTATCCGGAAAAACATTTCTGGATACTTTTGCCGGAACCGGTGGGGTGGGTATGGAAGCCCTAAGCCGAGGAGCGGCGCAAGTTGTCTTTCTGGAAAAAAAAATGACTTTGGTCAGATCAATATGGGATTTGGCAAAAGAACTGAGCTATGAGCATAAAGTGAACGTTATTTCCTCAGATGTGAAAAAAGGTATTCCGCAAGTTGCTGAGTTGGATATCGAATTCGATAATGTATTTCTTGATCCGCCCTATCAGAGGGGCTTGATTGAAGACACGATAACACGAATCGGTGAGGCCGGGCTGATTGGTGAGAATTCTGTTATGGTCGTCCAGCACTCGAAAAGAGAACCGGTTCGTGTAACGCATGAGAAATTTATCATAGAACAGCAGCGTAAATACGGTGATTCCATGCTGACGTTCATAAAAATAAAATCATAG
- the coaD gene encoding pantetheine-phosphate adenylyltransferase: MKKIAVYPGSFDPITNGHVDLIRRGLRMFDQLIVLIAHNPNKVSRFTIEERITMIKDVIKDMERVRVDVSAGLLVNYLRDNGASVILRGLRALSDFEYEFQMALINRRMNRDIETVFLMTGYKWFYTSSKIINEAASLGGNIKGLVPDLVYQNLLKKYASVEE, from the coding sequence ATGAAAAAAATTGCTGTTTATCCGGGTTCATTCGACCCCATCACCAACGGTCACGTCGACCTCATTAGAAGAGGTTTGCGTATGTTTGATCAACTCATTGTTCTCATTGCCCACAATCCTAATAAGGTGTCGCGATTTACGATCGAAGAGAGAATCACAATGATCAAAGATGTCATCAAGGATATGGAAAGGGTCCGTGTGGATGTTTCTGCCGGTCTTTTGGTGAATTATCTCCGTGACAACGGGGCAAGCGTTATTCTCAGGGGTCTGCGGGCATTATCCGACTTCGAATATGAATTTCAGATGGCCCTCATCAACCGCCGTATGAATCGGGATATTGAAACGGTCTTCCTCATGACGGGCTACAAGTGGTTTTATACCAGTTCAAAAATTATCAATGAAGCCGCAAGTTTGGGAGGAAATATTAAGGGACTGGTTCCGGATCTCGTCTATCAGAATCTGTTAAAAAAATATGCTTCCGTAGAGGAATAA
- a CDS encoding pyridoxal phosphate-dependent aminotransferase, with amino-acid sequence MILSARISLIKSSPTLAITAKASALKAEGRNIITFGAGEPDFDTPDNIKAAAIKAINDGFTKYTPVGGIDELKDAIIEKFEKDNGLKYHRPEIVVSCGAKHTLYNLAQVLFEEGDEVLILSPYWVSYPDIVVLAGGRPVILKTDVKNGFKLQPEQLKKAINSKTKAIIFNSPSNPSGIAYTADDFRKLAGIIRETGIFIISDDIYEKIIYNHFQFTNIAGVMPELKEKTILVNGVSKTYAMTGWRIGYMAGPEEISAAVAKLQSQNTSNPTSVAQKASVEALRGPQDSVAQMVAAFAERKNYIVGALNSIPYVSCMNPVGAFYVFPDVSYYYGTTHNGKEIRGSTDISNYLLEEANVAVVPGGEFGHDGHIRLSYATSMADIREGIERISGALLKLKK; translated from the coding sequence ATGATCCTGTCAGCGAGAATTTCCCTGATTAAATCCTCTCCGACACTCGCAATTACCGCCAAGGCCAGCGCTCTGAAAGCCGAGGGGAGAAATATCATCACTTTCGGTGCCGGCGAGCCGGACTTCGATACACCGGACAACATTAAAGCCGCTGCAATCAAGGCGATCAATGACGGTTTTACAAAGTACACACCCGTCGGAGGCATAGACGAGCTGAAGGACGCGATTATTGAGAAATTTGAGAAGGACAATGGTCTCAAATATCACAGGCCGGAAATAGTCGTTTCATGCGGGGCAAAACATACTCTTTATAATCTGGCGCAGGTGCTTTTTGAGGAAGGGGATGAGGTGCTCATCCTTTCGCCATACTGGGTTTCCTATCCGGACATTGTTGTCCTTGCCGGAGGAAGGCCCGTCATCTTGAAGACAGACGTCAAAAACGGATTCAAACTGCAGCCCGAACAATTAAAGAAGGCCATAAACAGTAAAACAAAGGCCATTATATTCAACAGCCCCTCAAATCCGTCCGGCATCGCCTATACGGCGGATGATTTCAGAAAATTGGCCGGTATTATTCGAGAAACGGGAATATTTATCATTTCGGACGATATTTATGAGAAGATCATATACAACCATTTTCAATTTACCAATATTGCAGGTGTTATGCCTGAGTTGAAAGAAAAAACAATTCTCGTCAATGGTGTGTCAAAAACCTACGCCATGACGGGATGGCGGATCGGTTACATGGCGGGGCCGGAAGAAATCTCTGCAGCGGTTGCGAAACTTCAGAGTCAGAATACCTCTAACCCGACGTCGGTTGCTCAGAAAGCTTCCGTCGAAGCCCTTCGTGGACCGCAGGATAGCGTGGCCCAGATGGTCGCGGCTTTCGCTGAAAGAAAAAACTATATCGTTGGCGCGTTGAACAGCATTCCCTATGTTTCCTGTATGAATCCCGTAGGGGCATTTTATGTTTTCCCTGATGTTTCGTACTATTACGGAACAACCCACAACGGAAAGGAAATCAGGGGGTCAACCGATATTTCAAACTATCTGCTCGAGGAGGCCAATGTAGCGGTGGTGCCGGGTGGCGAATTTGGTCATGACGGGCACATTCGCCTGTCCTACGCGACATCGATGGCTGATATCCGAGAGGGGATCGAGAGAATATCAGGCGCCCTTTTGAAATTAAAAAAGTAA
- a CDS encoding amidophosphoribosyltransferase: MGGLFGVISNENCSKALFYGTDYHSHLGTESAGMAVYGPEGFYKTIHSISQAQFKSRFVDDYKVMNGHMGLGVIDDDSPQPLVFRSKFGTFAIAATGLIENKEIMTDELLKEGISFSERTGGKANSVELAAKVINKGESIVDGIRKLQDQIQGSLCILIMTEEGIYAARDKFGRFPLSIGRGTANKKNLAVATEASSLPNLGFEIESFIDAGEIVFLSPSGQVETLSPPLPVKKTCAFLWIYTGYPSSIYDGVSVESARERCGVAIAKKDHVQADFVAGVPDSGVGHALGYAMESGLPFRRPLVKYTPGYGRSYTPPSQDIRNLVATMKLSAIRDVIAGNRMVLCDDSIVRGTQLKSVTVKKLWDNGAKEIHIRPACPPLLFPCKYGSSTRAIDELAARRAIRNIEGKDIDDISPYLDPNSLEYQEMVEWIRKDINVTSLMYLNIQEMIEAIGIPGDQLCLYCWRGDERKT, from the coding sequence ATGGGCGGACTATTTGGCGTGATTTCTAATGAGAATTGTTCGAAGGCCCTTTTTTATGGGACGGATTACCATTCGCATCTTGGTACGGAAAGCGCCGGGATGGCGGTTTACGGACCGGAAGGATTTTATAAAACGATACACAGCATCAGCCAGGCACAGTTTAAATCGAGATTTGTCGATGACTATAAGGTCATGAATGGTCATATGGGGCTGGGTGTTATCGACGACGATTCCCCACAGCCCCTTGTGTTCAGGTCAAAGTTTGGAACTTTTGCCATTGCCGCCACCGGTTTGATTGAGAACAAGGAAATCATGACGGATGAGTTGCTGAAGGAGGGCATTTCATTCAGCGAAAGAACGGGTGGCAAGGCAAATTCCGTCGAATTGGCGGCCAAAGTCATTAACAAGGGTGAAAGTATTGTCGACGGTATCCGAAAACTGCAGGACCAGATCCAGGGTTCCCTTTGTATCCTGATCATGACGGAAGAAGGCATCTATGCGGCCCGGGATAAATTCGGCCGATTTCCGCTGTCCATTGGCCGGGGGACCGCGAATAAGAAAAATCTGGCGGTTGCCACCGAGGCCAGTTCACTTCCTAACCTTGGATTTGAAATCGAATCCTTTATCGATGCCGGGGAAATTGTCTTTCTTTCCCCTTCGGGACAAGTTGAAACCCTGTCTCCTCCTTTACCGGTCAAGAAAACATGCGCCTTCCTCTGGATCTATACGGGATATCCGTCATCGATTTACGACGGGGTCAGCGTTGAAAGCGCCCGGGAAAGATGCGGAGTTGCCATTGCAAAGAAAGACCATGTCCAGGCTGATTTTGTGGCCGGTGTGCCTGACTCGGGTGTCGGGCATGCTCTCGGGTATGCAATGGAATCGGGACTGCCCTTCCGACGTCCCCTGGTCAAATACACACCCGGTTACGGAAGAAGTTATACGCCGCCCTCACAGGATATCCGGAATCTCGTGGCGACGATGAAACTCAGTGCGATACGGGATGTTATTGCCGGAAACCGCATGGTTCTTTGTGACGACTCGATTGTCCGGGGAACGCAGTTGAAAAGCGTCACGGTAAAAAAACTTTGGGATAACGGAGCGAAAGAAATTCACATCCGTCCGGCCTGTCCCCCCCTCCTGTTCCCTTGCAAGTACGGATCATCGACGCGCGCCATCGACGAACTGGCGGCCAGACGAGCCATCAGGAATATCGAAGGAAAGGATATCGATGATATCTCCCCCTACCTGGATCCGAATTCTCTGGAATATCAGGAAATGGTTGAATGGATCCGCAAAGATATCAATGTTACTTCACTTATGTACCTGAATATACAGGAGATGATCGAAGCCATCGGTATACCGGGCGATCAATTGTGCCTCTACTGCTGGCGTGGGGACGAAAGAAAAACATAG
- a CDS encoding glycine zipper family protein produces MKTLVRIHLFLFVMFLALGPVACTRSETKIQPLKMPSAYPNAVQVGDALVGAEAYNDSRKAGEAFGFDIRGAGILPVRVVFDNKGSAPLEIISSQTFLLDAENNAWPVLEQRIAFERLSKKTEMGEVLPQGAKYGALGGLTGGIVGAAVGIVSGSNVGDAAMKGAAAGAAAGAVLGGAKGLTDGEVRERIHADLSKGSLENRPVRPMEIAYGFIFFPGESKEAKELRIQVRNALSGEIYHLNMKLEP; encoded by the coding sequence ATGAAAACCTTGGTGCGCATCCATTTGTTTCTTTTTGTGATGTTCCTGGCGCTCGGCCCCGTCGCTTGCACAAGGTCTGAAACCAAAATTCAACCCCTGAAAATGCCATCCGCCTACCCTAATGCCGTTCAGGTCGGGGATGCCTTGGTGGGGGCCGAAGCCTACAACGATAGCAGGAAAGCGGGGGAAGCCTTTGGATTTGACATCCGAGGGGCCGGTATTCTCCCGGTGCGGGTGGTCTTCGACAACAAGGGAAGTGCCCCCTTAGAAATCATTTCTTCCCAGACGTTTCTCCTGGATGCCGAAAATAATGCCTGGCCAGTACTGGAGCAGCGTATCGCCTTCGAGAGATTGAGCAAAAAAACGGAGATGGGAGAAGTCCTTCCTCAGGGAGCGAAATATGGTGCCTTGGGTGGCCTTACAGGAGGTATCGTCGGGGCGGCCGTCGGGATAGTTTCCGGTTCAAATGTGGGAGATGCCGCCATGAAGGGTGCGGCGGCAGGGGCGGCGGCCGGTGCGGTCCTTGGCGGTGCGAAGGGCTTAACAGATGGGGAAGTCCGGGAGCGAATACACGCTGATCTGTCAAAAGGTTCTCTGGAAAACAGGCCGGTCAGACCCATGGAAATTGCCTATGGCTTCATATTTTTTCCGGGAGAATCCAAGGAAGCCAAGGAGTTGCGAATACAGGTTCGAAATGCCCTATCCGGTGAGATCTATCACCTGAATATGAAGCTGGAACCCTGA